A window of the Euzebya pacifica genome harbors these coding sequences:
- a CDS encoding MCE family protein, with product MTRSRLVLAAALLVMAVIASACTSLTGSDDTPEDIVVTATVLRTANLFVGSEVRVLGVPVGEVSAIEPKGDVVDIELTLDGTRDYPADVNVRLTPQSLLGERFAALDPPYIEGPTLETGAHVPMERTGIPAEVDEVLRSFEEFLAALDGDALADLIDVLADTLDGNGQGLNDLIASGADTVRVLSDSSVDLNQVVRDLADLNETLATREERIGSTLRNTSTVLRNLQEDRDLLIGALNELQRAVGELQPIVIEHGDPLVRDLDTLATTLSTVDRNLERIGDALLGSRTLFETAGRVIEWENARLPLDNEAGYLADAATDRLEDRIVGLCLRLDLADCSIVEDVLAGIPDLCVPGLCVPSEGGGTSLTEALGLALASLPLEARTAIADDVAARQAEALAAPLPEPAPPVPLPQPDSRLTGRGSVPVPEAGGGDGGGLLPDLGLFGDRDDEEGDR from the coding sequence GTGACCCGCTCCCGCCTCGTCCTCGCAGCCGCCCTCCTCGTGATGGCAGTCATCGCCTCGGCCTGTACGTCGTTGACCGGCAGCGACGACACGCCAGAGGACATCGTCGTGACCGCCACCGTGCTGCGGACCGCCAACCTGTTCGTCGGGTCGGAGGTCCGGGTCCTCGGCGTCCCCGTCGGCGAGGTCTCCGCCATCGAGCCCAAGGGCGACGTGGTCGACATCGAGCTGACGCTCGACGGGACCCGTGACTACCCGGCCGACGTCAACGTGCGCCTGACGCCCCAGTCGCTGCTCGGTGAGCGGTTCGCCGCCCTCGACCCGCCCTACATCGAGGGGCCGACCCTCGAGACCGGCGCCCACGTGCCGATGGAACGCACCGGCATCCCGGCGGAGGTCGACGAGGTCCTGCGGTCCTTCGAGGAGTTCCTCGCCGCACTCGACGGCGACGCACTCGCCGACCTGATCGACGTGCTGGCCGACACCCTCGACGGCAACGGCCAGGGCCTCAACGACCTCATCGCCTCCGGGGCCGACACCGTTCGCGTGCTGTCGGACAGCTCCGTTGACCTGAACCAGGTCGTGCGCGACCTGGCCGACCTCAACGAAACGCTCGCCACGCGGGAGGAACGCATCGGGTCGACCCTGCGCAACACCTCCACGGTGCTGCGCAACCTGCAGGAGGACCGCGACCTGCTCATCGGGGCGCTCAACGAGCTGCAGCGCGCGGTCGGTGAGCTGCAGCCGATCGTCATCGAACACGGCGACCCACTCGTCCGCGACCTCGACACGCTCGCCACGACCCTGTCGACCGTCGACCGCAACCTCGAACGCATCGGCGACGCGCTGCTCGGCAGCCGCACCCTGTTCGAGACGGCCGGTCGCGTCATCGAGTGGGAGAACGCCCGGCTGCCGCTGGACAACGAGGCCGGCTACCTTGCCGACGCCGCGACTGACCGGCTCGAGGACCGCATCGTCGGGCTCTGCCTGCGGCTGGACCTGGCCGACTGCAGCATCGTGGAGGACGTGCTCGCCGGGATCCCCGACCTGTGCGTCCCCGGCCTGTGCGTCCCCTCCGAGGGCGGCGGCACCAGCCTGACCGAGGCGCTGGGCCTGGCCCTGGCGTCCCTCCCGCTGGAGGCCCGCACCGCCATCGCCGACGACGTGGCCGCGCGGCAGGCCGAGGCGCTCGCGGCCCCGCTGCCCGAACCGGCGCCTCCTGTCCCGTTGCCACAGCCCGACTCGCGGCTGACCGGACGGGGCTCGGTCCCCGTTCCCGAAGCAGGCGGCGGTGACGGCGGCGGCCTGCTGCCCGACCTCGGCCTGTTCGGTGACCGCGACGACGAGGAGGGGGACCGATGA
- a CDS encoding MCE family protein, producing MGKQFIERSPVIIGIITAALIVGALFVSLGVTREDLTGGYKLTMEFADANGLAAGDIAIVAGIQAGRVLEVDIVEDHVEAIVQMDGGVELPEGTRASITVRTLVGKKAIDLDTGISDAAFQGPLLQDGDRITIENTRVTIDVPQLAESAEDLLTEIDSDALNTLLVAVADVTRDQRDEVSRLVDSGTDLTELVNSQEQQIRLLLRNLSTLSQTLESRDDELVGIIDDLDLALGNIATRRADLQALLRETQTTGAVTADFLARVRGDLDAVLDELHLDLEIVRRHQVDLAEGLAYSGDALNGYASIGFAGDQPVDWGHVFVTSAGPVGVDVLVGCGGLIDQQLDAILGPDPRTCEEQGVTGTPDTQDPPPPEGEDSGALIPILPDLIGGGGAVIVRAPQELGIDVGPRSLMHMLEGASQ from the coding sequence ATGGGCAAGCAGTTCATCGAACGCAGCCCGGTCATCATCGGCATCATCACCGCCGCGCTGATCGTCGGCGCGCTGTTCGTCTCCCTCGGCGTCACCCGCGAGGACCTCACCGGGGGCTACAAGCTGACGATGGAGTTCGCCGACGCCAACGGCCTCGCCGCCGGTGACATCGCCATCGTCGCCGGCATCCAGGCCGGCCGTGTCCTCGAGGTCGACATCGTCGAGGACCACGTCGAGGCCATCGTGCAGATGGACGGCGGGGTCGAGCTGCCCGAGGGCACCCGCGCCTCCATCACCGTGCGGACCCTCGTTGGCAAGAAGGCCATCGACCTCGACACCGGTATCAGCGACGCCGCCTTCCAGGGCCCGCTGCTGCAGGACGGCGATCGCATCACCATCGAGAACACGCGGGTGACCATCGACGTCCCGCAGCTGGCGGAGAGCGCCGAGGACCTGCTGACCGAGATCGACTCCGACGCCCTGAACACGCTGCTGGTGGCCGTTGCCGACGTCACCCGCGACCAGCGCGACGAGGTGTCGCGCCTGGTGGACTCCGGGACCGACCTGACCGAGCTGGTCAACTCCCAGGAGCAGCAGATCCGGCTGCTGCTGCGCAACCTGTCGACGCTCAGCCAGACGCTGGAGTCCCGCGACGACGAGCTCGTCGGCATCATCGACGACCTCGACCTGGCGCTCGGCAACATCGCGACACGCCGCGCCGACCTGCAGGCCCTCCTGCGGGAGACACAGACCACCGGCGCGGTCACCGCCGACTTCCTCGCGCGTGTCCGCGGGGACCTCGACGCCGTGCTCGACGAGCTGCACCTGGACCTCGAGATCGTCCGTCGCCACCAGGTCGACCTCGCCGAGGGACTGGCCTACTCCGGCGACGCCCTCAACGGCTACGCCTCCATCGGCTTCGCCGGCGACCAGCCGGTGGACTGGGGGCACGTGTTCGTCACCTCCGCCGGCCCCGTCGGCGTCGACGTGCTCGTCGGCTGTGGCGGCCTGATCGACCAGCAGCTCGACGCGATCCTCGGGCCCGACCCGCGGACCTGCGAGGAGCAGGGTGTCACCGGGACCCCCGACACCCAGGACCCGCCGCCACCGGAGGGTGAGGACAGCGGCGCGCTGATCCCGATCCTCCCCGACCTGATCGGCGGCGGTGGCGCCGTGATCGTCCGTGCACCCCAGGAGCTCGGCATCGACGTCGGCCCCCGTTCGCTGATGCACATGCTGGAAGGGGCCTCGCAGTGA
- a CDS encoding MCE family protein, whose product MTDRLPGTKFVLFAIVCTIAAGWVTSISGNIALDRIIPTVLPFLDDAKVFEAELEEAAGLLVGDDVRVAGVDVGRVNSIRLEQGLAVVEFEVADDIEPTTTWGVGARWRNVIGQRFLYLYPAPGGVPLPEGERIDISRSVAVADLAAFVDQITPLLEAIDPVSQNKLTQALNDTLIGREDDIQNLVVNLSDLADTVSSQEPEIRAVIANANLLLGEFNTREAELVGFIDQLRLVSSTLANRNGELLDAAVDLTRVQAELGRLIAANDDGLVSSLDNLEQVTERIGEQRGELEDSLASLRQGFASYMLSSRSGQWFNVRAVAVQVQAGGQVVTCITESGTACSIPNSAQHSSAGTVPTSGSASGPGAPPELSYAPERLDAIEVVTGMPLLAAQDVAAANVTTVEEGR is encoded by the coding sequence GTGACCGACCGCCTGCCCGGAACCAAGTTCGTCCTGTTCGCGATCGTGTGCACGATCGCGGCCGGATGGGTGACCTCGATCTCCGGCAACATCGCCCTGGACCGCATCATCCCGACGGTCCTGCCGTTCCTCGACGACGCCAAGGTCTTCGAGGCGGAGCTGGAGGAAGCCGCGGGCCTGCTCGTCGGCGACGACGTGCGCGTGGCCGGCGTGGACGTCGGACGCGTCAACAGCATCCGGCTCGAGCAGGGCCTCGCGGTCGTGGAGTTCGAGGTGGCCGACGACATCGAGCCGACCACGACCTGGGGCGTCGGTGCCCGGTGGCGCAACGTCATCGGCCAGCGGTTCCTCTACCTCTACCCGGCGCCCGGCGGCGTGCCGTTGCCCGAGGGCGAGCGCATCGATATCAGCCGGTCGGTGGCCGTCGCCGACCTCGCGGCCTTCGTCGACCAGATCACGCCGCTCCTGGAGGCCATCGACCCCGTCAGCCAGAACAAGCTGACCCAGGCGCTCAACGACACGCTGATCGGCCGTGAGGACGACATCCAGAACCTCGTCGTCAACCTGTCCGACCTCGCCGACACCGTGTCCTCGCAGGAGCCGGAGATCCGCGCGGTCATCGCCAACGCCAACCTGCTGCTCGGCGAGTTCAACACGCGAGAGGCCGAGCTGGTGGGCTTCATCGACCAGCTGCGACTGGTCTCCAGCACCCTGGCCAACCGCAACGGCGAGCTCCTGGACGCCGCGGTCGACCTGACCCGCGTGCAGGCCGAGCTCGGCCGCTTGATCGCCGCCAACGACGACGGGCTGGTGTCTTCCCTGGACAACCTCGAACAGGTGACCGAGCGGATCGGTGAGCAGCGAGGTGAGCTGGAGGACTCCCTGGCATCGCTGCGCCAGGGCTTCGCCTCCTACATGCTGTCCAGCCGTTCGGGCCAGTGGTTCAACGTTCGGGCCGTGGCCGTGCAGGTCCAGGCCGGCGGCCAGGTCGTGACCTGCATCACCGAGAGCGGCACGGCCTGCTCGATCCCCAACAGCGCCCAGCACTCCAGCGCCGGGACGGTTCCGACCTCCGGCAGTGCCAGCGGCCCGGGTGCACCGCCCGAGCTGTCCTACGCCCCCGAACGGCTCGACGCCATCGAGGTGGTCACCGGCATGCCGCTGCTGGCCGCCCAGGACGTCGCAGCCGCGAACGTGACGACGGTGGAGGAGGGTCGCTGA
- a CDS encoding MlaD family protein — MGRSTAVRAFLGLLIIVGVGTVGWFGTRAAQGAFAEDYRFTVVMGETGQGLVNGSDVVARGVLIGKVGAIELTEDLQAEVELVLEPEYRIPEDAQFAIVGKTLFGEKQLEVRFDGPRELAAAFIPDEGRVTDVNAVVEVQDVLQDLDGLLGAIDPEDLAVVVNDGLGAFVGQEDSIARAIDQGARATNVLSRSLDDQVPTLRDLSLVAEALGPVGDEFNRIASTIDGGALDTITANQDRLRFMLAELNAFSDQLDIVLELTRGDLDRLMVEGDNVTRVLFAYRPELADMVEGLNDYTDIIGNGGQTDPGWSGFAAGFQIILQEPVSAELCAGVPPELAAVLPICSGTAPPADGGDGSAPPSLPVLDIPDVVVAAPQGPVGDGAITDVFTQVLGDLDLLLGGGQ; from the coding sequence ATGGGTCGATCCACTGCCGTCCGGGCGTTCCTGGGCCTGCTGATCATCGTCGGTGTCGGCACCGTCGGGTGGTTCGGGACCCGTGCTGCCCAGGGAGCGTTCGCCGAGGACTACCGCTTCACCGTCGTGATGGGGGAGACCGGTCAGGGGCTGGTCAACGGCTCCGATGTCGTCGCCCGCGGAGTCCTCATCGGCAAGGTCGGCGCCATCGAGTTGACCGAGGACCTGCAGGCCGAGGTCGAGCTGGTCCTCGAGCCGGAGTACCGCATCCCCGAGGACGCGCAGTTCGCCATCGTCGGCAAGACGCTGTTCGGTGAGAAGCAGCTCGAGGTCCGCTTCGACGGGCCGCGCGAGCTGGCCGCGGCGTTCATCCCCGACGAAGGACGTGTCACCGACGTCAACGCGGTCGTGGAGGTGCAGGACGTCCTGCAGGACCTCGACGGGCTGTTGGGGGCCATCGACCCGGAGGACCTGGCTGTCGTCGTGAACGACGGACTGGGCGCCTTCGTGGGGCAGGAGGACTCCATCGCCCGCGCCATCGACCAGGGCGCCCGCGCGACCAACGTGTTGTCCCGCAGCCTCGACGACCAGGTGCCGACCCTGCGCGACCTGTCGCTCGTGGCCGAGGCGCTCGGCCCCGTTGGCGACGAGTTCAATCGCATCGCCAGCACCATCGACGGCGGTGCGCTGGACACCATCACCGCCAACCAGGACCGGCTGCGGTTCATGCTCGCCGAGCTGAACGCCTTCTCCGACCAGCTCGACATCGTGCTGGAGCTGACCCGTGGCGACCTCGACCGGTTGATGGTCGAGGGCGACAACGTCACCCGTGTCCTGTTCGCCTACCGTCCCGAGCTGGCTGACATGGTCGAGGGCCTCAACGACTACACCGACATCATCGGCAACGGCGGGCAGACCGACCCGGGCTGGAGCGGCTTCGCGGCCGGCTTCCAGATCATCCTGCAGGAGCCCGTGAGCGCCGAGCTGTGCGCCGGTGTCCCGCCGGAGCTCGCGGCCGTCCTGCCGATCTGCAGCGGCACCGCCCCGCCCGCCGACGGCGGCGATGGGTCCGCCCCGCCGTCGCTGCCGGTGCTCGACATCCCCGACGTGGTCGTGGCCGCCCCGCAGGGGCCGGTCGGCGACGGGGCCATCACCGATGTGTTCACGCAGGTCCTCGGCGACCTCGACCTGCTCCTCGGAGGCGGCCAGTGA
- a CDS encoding MlaE family ABC transporter permease: protein MSAIPAPLSRFGRRLGGPFENVYDQFAFYGEALRGMPRAFKYGGVILTLITDVAIGAGALVLGGGMFFVIGALAFFTGTAVGLEGYVALDQIGAEAYVGLVASFANTREITPLIAGVALAAQIGAGFTAEIGAMRISEEIDALEVMSVPSLIYLVSTRIWAALILAIPLYLLALFMSYSASELIVTQYYTVSSGAYEQYFDLFLPTIDVLYSLTKAVVFTIFVVLVHCYYGYNASGGPAGVGIAVGNAIRVSLVGVVLLNLLLSVIFYGGGNTVRIA from the coding sequence ATGAGCGCAATCCCCGCACCGCTGTCCCGCTTCGGCCGCCGTCTCGGCGGCCCGTTCGAGAACGTCTACGACCAGTTCGCCTTCTACGGCGAGGCCCTGCGCGGCATGCCGCGCGCGTTCAAGTACGGCGGCGTCATCCTCACCCTGATCACAGACGTCGCCATCGGTGCCGGCGCGCTGGTGCTGGGCGGCGGCATGTTCTTCGTGATCGGTGCCCTTGCGTTCTTCACCGGCACGGCGGTCGGCCTGGAGGGCTACGTCGCCCTCGACCAGATCGGCGCGGAAGCCTACGTCGGACTGGTCGCCTCCTTCGCCAACACCCGTGAGATCACCCCCCTGATCGCCGGCGTCGCGCTCGCCGCACAGATCGGGGCCGGCTTCACCGCCGAGATCGGGGCCATGCGGATCTCCGAGGAGATCGACGCCCTGGAGGTCATGAGCGTGCCCTCCCTCATCTACCTCGTCTCGACACGGATCTGGGCGGCGCTGATCCTCGCGATCCCGCTGTACCTCCTGGCGCTGTTCATGTCGTACTCGGCGTCGGAGCTCATCGTGACGCAGTACTACACGGTCTCGTCGGGCGCCTACGAGCAGTACTTCGACCTGTTCCTGCCCACCATCGACGTGCTGTACAGCCTGACCAAGGCCGTGGTCTTCACGATCTTCGTGGTCCTCGTGCACTGCTACTACGGCTACAACGCCTCGGGTGGCCCGGCCGGTGTGGGCATCGCGGTCGGCAACGCCATCCGGGTCTCCCTGGTCGGTGTCGTCCTGCTGAACCTGCTGCTCTCGGTCATCTTCTACGGCGGCGGCAACACGGTGCGGATCGCCTGA
- a CDS encoding MlaE family ABC transporter permease, with amino-acid sequence MDKIRNVLGQLGGISAIALDGMLSLRRRPLQLDEFRRQAWFITKVSAIPLVLISVPFGMIIALHVGSFFRQLGAEAQIGSALFLATVREQAPIATALLISGAGGSAMTADIGSRRIRDEIDAMEVMGVDPMHRLIGPRLVAATVCSVLFCSIVAVAGILGGWYFAVPVQGGTSGAYFDSLSALSQLPDFLMMITKALFFGFTAGAVACYKGFTVKGGPKGVGDAVQASVVITFILLFFQNFLLTAMYFNLIPQKL; translated from the coding sequence ATGGACAAGATCCGCAACGTCCTCGGACAGCTCGGCGGCATCTCCGCCATCGCCCTCGACGGCATGCTGTCGCTGCGTCGCCGACCCCTGCAGCTCGACGAGTTCCGGCGACAGGCCTGGTTCATCACCAAGGTCTCGGCGATCCCCCTCGTGCTCATCAGCGTGCCCTTCGGCATGATCATCGCGCTCCACGTGGGGTCGTTCTTCCGCCAGCTCGGCGCCGAGGCACAGATCGGATCGGCGCTGTTCCTTGCCACCGTTCGCGAGCAGGCCCCGATCGCGACGGCGCTGCTGATCTCCGGCGCCGGCGGCAGCGCGATGACCGCGGACATCGGGTCGCGACGAATCCGCGACGAGATCGACGCGATGGAGGTCATGGGCGTGGACCCCATGCACCGGCTGATCGGCCCCCGCCTCGTCGCCGCGACCGTCTGCTCGGTGCTGTTCTGCTCCATCGTGGCCGTCGCCGGCATCCTCGGCGGCTGGTACTTCGCGGTGCCCGTCCAGGGCGGGACCTCCGGGGCCTACTTCGACTCCCTCTCGGCCCTCTCGCAGCTGCCCGACTTCCTCATGATGATCACCAAGGCGCTGTTCTTCGGCTTCACCGCCGGGGCGGTCGCCTGCTACAAGGGGTTCACGGTCAAGGGCGGTCCGAAGGGCGTCGGGGACGCAGTGCAGGCCAGCGTCGTCATCACGTTCATCCTGCTGTTCTTCCAGAACTTCCTGCTGACCGCCATGTACTTCAACCTGATCCCGCAGAAGCTCTGA
- a CDS encoding sensor histidine kinase, producing the protein MNGTDTPMDQEAHVEALAGELDAIRRRVINVVGHELRTPVTTIHGLAGELSAAEDLATVRDVIGPALLRNAARLTVLLDDLLVAAGIETAIPVDSPGHLELADEVRAIWGDLRSSMLQLDGPPTTVTGPLTGIRRALRAVLENAAAYGTSEPEVSITEDEGTVTVRVFSPGPDIHPEEVRLATEPFFRGERAVTSHAGLGMGLSIAKAVAEGAGGTLSFEATVGGTLTSIVLPRAPIQ; encoded by the coding sequence ATGAACGGTACCGACACGCCGATGGATCAGGAGGCCCATGTGGAGGCGCTCGCCGGCGAACTCGACGCGATCCGCCGCAGGGTCATCAACGTCGTGGGCCACGAGCTGCGGACCCCGGTCACCACCATCCACGGCCTGGCGGGCGAGCTCTCCGCGGCCGAGGATCTCGCGACGGTCCGCGACGTGATCGGGCCGGCGCTCCTGCGCAACGCCGCCCGGCTGACGGTGCTGCTCGACGACCTGCTCGTGGCGGCAGGGATCGAGACCGCGATCCCGGTCGACTCCCCCGGCCACCTCGAGCTCGCCGACGAGGTCCGTGCGATCTGGGGGGACCTGCGCAGCAGCATGCTGCAGCTCGACGGACCACCCACGACGGTGACCGGGCCGCTGACCGGCATCCGGCGAGCGCTGCGTGCGGTGCTGGAGAACGCCGCGGCCTACGGCACCAGCGAGCCGGAGGTGTCGATCACCGAGGACGAGGGAACCGTGACCGTGCGGGTCTTCTCCCCCGGGCCCGACATCCATCCCGAGGAGGTCCGCTTGGCAACCGAACCGTTCTTCCGGGGCGAGCGAGCGGTGACCAGCCACGCTGGTCTCGGCATGGGCCTGTCCATCGCCAAGGCTGTCGCCGAGGGTGCAGGCGGCACGCTATCGTTCGAGGCAACTGTGGGGGGGACCCTGACGAGCATCGTGTTGCCGAGAGCGCCCATTCAATGA
- a CDS encoding response regulator produces MISHPSLRVVIADDEPDLRLLLRMQLDRHQDFEVVGEAADGSQAVEQVKRTDAEVVVMDLLMPGTSGFEAIAMLAEQAPTVGIVAYTAVAGDFVRTEMKRIGVELVLKSGDIGPLADALRRAAPASVDS; encoded by the coding sequence ATGATCAGCCATCCCTCCCTTCGCGTCGTGATCGCCGACGACGAACCCGATCTGCGGCTCCTGCTGCGCATGCAGCTCGACCGCCATCAGGACTTCGAGGTGGTCGGCGAGGCCGCCGACGGCAGCCAGGCGGTCGAACAGGTCAAGCGCACCGATGCGGAAGTCGTGGTGATGGACCTGCTGATGCCCGGCACGAGCGGGTTCGAGGCCATCGCCATGCTGGCCGAGCAGGCCCCCACAGTGGGCATCGTGGCCTACACCGCCGTGGCCGGCGACTTCGTCCGCACCGAGATGAAGCGGATCGGCGTGGAGCTGGTCCTCAAGTCCGGCGACATCGGTCCCCTCGCCGACGCCCTCCGGCGGGCAGCCCCGGCGTCGGTCGACAGCTAG
- a CDS encoding copper resistance CopC/CopD family protein gives MHPLSPSPLTSRAHGLAALVRLAGAGVLACLVMVVLATPASAHAVLEGGSVFDGQVLDTPPEELFLDFNEAVVSPRGGLRIFGSDGERVDEGGTFQTDDAPDIVRVALQPDLADGTYAVTYRVTSADGHPVNGAFVFSVGAESGSGDQLLGQVFSSGADRPWAVLAAIVRWVTYAGVLLAAGAVATVAWMREQLDGDDQPVTRVVRRAGVAVLVTAVLGVLLQNVLVGGDGLASLVDASGLQSTITSFVGISAIVRAVGSVLLLVGLRRALSGPVALAGGVVMLTSLLLEGHTLTTGPAAVVWGASAVHVATAALWFGGLVVMAMELRRRRRSDDPVGAGRLVARFSSLFTLSVVAVVLAGAALSWAEVRALRALTSTGYGWALIAKLVAVLPLLALGTWNNRKLIPALTARRRRSARGGSGQPVIAGGSDEVADRAAARDAAWATLTKTVRIEALVVVLVLAATSVLVALQPAAEAAGITGAFSTNQEFEGLGQLSITVDPNRAGANEIHIYLLSEVGRPLDIDEGVTMTLSQPELDIGPLVRTPTLSGRGHFVLQGPELSVPGRWEITTEVATSRFDVASTVTEITVNP, from the coding sequence GTGCACCCGCTGTCGCCCTCTCCCCTGACCTCCCGAGCCCACGGGCTGGCCGCCCTCGTGCGGCTGGCCGGAGCCGGCGTGCTGGCCTGCCTCGTCATGGTCGTCCTGGCCACCCCGGCCAGCGCCCACGCGGTGCTCGAGGGCGGGTCGGTGTTCGACGGCCAGGTGCTGGACACGCCGCCGGAGGAGCTGTTCCTGGACTTCAACGAGGCCGTGGTGTCCCCGCGGGGTGGCCTGCGGATCTTCGGCAGCGACGGTGAGCGCGTCGACGAGGGCGGGACCTTCCAGACCGACGACGCACCCGACATCGTCCGGGTCGCCCTGCAGCCGGACCTCGCCGACGGGACCTACGCCGTCACCTACCGGGTGACCTCCGCCGACGGCCACCCCGTCAACGGGGCGTTCGTGTTCAGCGTGGGTGCCGAGTCCGGGTCCGGTGACCAGCTGCTCGGCCAGGTCTTCTCCTCCGGTGCCGACCGACCGTGGGCGGTGCTGGCCGCCATCGTGCGGTGGGTGACCTACGCCGGGGTGCTGCTGGCGGCAGGCGCGGTCGCGACCGTGGCGTGGATGCGCGAACAGCTCGACGGGGACGACCAGCCCGTCACGCGGGTCGTGCGGCGCGCCGGCGTCGCCGTCCTCGTCACCGCCGTCCTCGGGGTGCTGCTGCAGAACGTGCTGGTCGGCGGGGACGGGCTGGCCTCCCTCGTCGACGCCAGCGGGCTGCAGTCCACGATCACCAGCTTCGTCGGGATCTCCGCGATCGTCCGTGCCGTCGGATCGGTCCTGCTGCTCGTCGGGCTGCGGCGGGCGCTGTCCGGCCCGGTCGCACTGGCAGGCGGCGTGGTGATGCTGACCTCGCTCCTGCTGGAGGGCCACACCCTGACCACGGGCCCCGCAGCGGTCGTCTGGGGGGCATCGGCCGTGCACGTCGCCACCGCAGCACTGTGGTTCGGAGGCCTGGTCGTGATGGCCATGGAGCTGCGGCGCCGGCGTCGGTCCGACGACCCGGTCGGCGCGGGCCGGCTGGTCGCCCGGTTCTCCTCGCTGTTCACCCTCAGCGTCGTCGCGGTCGTGCTGGCCGGGGCGGCGCTGTCGTGGGCCGAGGTCCGGGCCCTGCGCGCGTTGACCTCGACCGGCTACGGCTGGGCGTTGATCGCCAAGCTCGTCGCCGTGCTGCCCCTGCTGGCGCTCGGCACGTGGAACAACCGCAAGCTGATCCCGGCGTTGACGGCCCGTCGTCGGCGCAGCGCCCGGGGCGGGTCGGGCCAGCCCGTCATCGCCGGCGGGTCCGACGAGGTCGCCGACCGCGCCGCCGCCCGCGATGCCGCGTGGGCGACCCTGACGAAGACGGTCCGCATCGAAGCGCTCGTCGTCGTCCTCGTGCTGGCCGCGACCTCGGTCCTCGTCGCCCTGCAGCCCGCTGCGGAGGCCGCCGGGATCACGGGTGCGTTCTCGACCAACCAGGAGTTCGAGGGGCTGGGCCAGCTGTCGATCACCGTCGACCCCAACCGGGCCGGCGCCAACGAGATCCACATCTACCTGCTCAGCGAGGTCGGCCGCCCCCTCGACATCGACGAGGGCGTCACGATGACGCTGTCGCAGCCCGAGCTCGACATCGGTCCGCTCGTCCGCACCCCAACCCTCTCCGGCCGGGGCCACTTCGTCCTGCAGGGCCCCGAGCTGAGCGTGCCGGGCAGGTGGGAGATCACCACCGAGGTCGCCACCAGCCGCTTCGACGTGGCGTCGACGGTGACCGAGATCACCGTCAACCCCTAG
- a CDS encoding DUF1775 domain-containing protein, protein MTLRRLTALLAGLTLPLLWSTAAFAHAVLQPAAAPAGEATEFQLLIPHGCSEGEPPPPPGSEVVDTRLISLEIPEGVTLDAVADVEGFEIEQTDEAVTWTGTLANEDPGEFFFTATVDGEDGTEVPFNVYQECNDELNYRWTGDHDAATPAPVVTVGGDPEAGHDMEEMTEGEGDHEMAEGEEMAMDDASEAADMADEAASEDAMDDMTATEDAATEDAMDMADEDSDDEATPEGAVATGAGGTDGGSSTPWIISGAAALIAGAGALVMGRRRA, encoded by the coding sequence ATGACACTCCGACGCCTGACCGCGCTCCTTGCCGGTCTGACCCTCCCCCTGCTGTGGTCCACCGCAGCCTTCGCCCACGCCGTGCTGCAGCCTGCCGCCGCCCCGGCTGGCGAAGCCACCGAGTTCCAGCTGCTGATCCCGCACGGCTGCAGCGAGGGCGAGCCGCCGCCCCCTCCCGGTAGCGAGGTCGTCGACACCCGCCTGATCTCCCTGGAGATCCCCGAGGGCGTCACCCTCGACGCCGTGGCCGACGTCGAGGGCTTCGAGATCGAGCAGACCGACGAGGCCGTCACCTGGACCGGCACCCTGGCCAACGAGGACCCCGGCGAGTTCTTCTTCACCGCCACCGTCGACGGCGAGGACGGCACCGAGGTGCCGTTCAACGTCTACCAGGAGTGCAACGACGAGCTGAACTACCGCTGGACTGGTGACCACGACGCGGCCACCCCGGCCCCCGTCGTGACCGTCGGCGGCGACCCCGAGGCCGGCCACGACATGGAGGAGATGACCGAGGGCGAGGGCGACCACGAGATGGCCGAGGGCGAGGAGATGGCCATGGATGACGCCTCGGAGGCCGCCGACATGGCCGACGAGGCCGCCAGCGAGGACGCCATGGACGACATGACGGCGACCGAGGACGCCGCGACCGAGGACGCCATGGACATGGCCGACGAAGACAGCGACGACGAGGCCACCCCCGAGGGTGCGGTCGCGACCGGTGCCGGCGGCACCGACGGCGGTTCCTCTACCCCCTGGATCATCAGCGGCGCGGCTGCCCTGATCGCGGGCGCCGGTGCCCTGGTGATGGGACGCCGCAGGGCCTGA